Proteins encoded together in one Quercus lobata isolate SW786 chromosome 3, ValleyOak3.0 Primary Assembly, whole genome shotgun sequence window:
- the LOC115982032 gene encoding uncharacterized protein LOC115982032, producing the protein MASRVLSCATAPMVSRVLSDSSRMTCYPSLQLLLSSTSTVTVTKLRLRNGSIKCKALGESSQTFYQGIYGPWTVDSSDVREVILYRSGLVTAAASFVVAASSAFLPENSLLSDIIKQNLDLFYTIGAGGLGLSLFLIHIYVTEIKRTLQALWALGVVGSLATYTSLAQPAGDNLIQYVIDNPLAVWFIGPLFASLTGLVFKEGLCYGKLEAGVLTFIIPTFLLGHLTGLMDDGVKLTLLGSWMALFVIFAGRKFTQPIKDDIGDKSVFMFNSLPEDEKKALLEKLEQNKFDQNLE; encoded by the exons ATGGCGTCACGAGTGTTATCATGTGCAACAGCACCCATGGTGTCACGAGTGTTATCTGATTCTAGCAGGATGACTTGTTACCCTTCACTACAACTACTACTGTCTTCAACTTCAACAGTAACAGTAACTAAGCTAAGGCTTCGAAATGGTTCGATAAAGTGCAAGGCTCTTGGAGAGAGCTCTCAGACTTTTTATCAGGGAATCTACGGCCCTTGGACCGTTGATTCCTCCGACGTTCGAGAg GTTATTTTATACAGATCGGGATTGGTGACTGCTGCTGCATCGTTTGTAGTTGCTGCATCATCTGCTTTTTTACCTGAAAACTCTTTGTTAAGTGATATAATTAAGCAAAATCTTGATCTATTTTATACAATTGGAGCTGGTGGGTTGGGCTTGTCATTATTTTTGATCCACATCTATGTTACTGAGATTAAGCGCACTCTTCAAGCACTATGGGCACTCGGTGTTGTTGGATCTTTGGCAACCTACACAAGCCTTGCTCAACCAGCTGGTGACAACTTAATACAATATGTTATCGATAACCCATTGGCTGTCTGGTTTATTGGTCCTCTCTTTGCATCACTGACAGGACTTGTCTTCAAAGAAG GCCTCTGTTATGGAAAGCTGGAAGCTGGAGTCCTCACATTCATCATACCTACATTTCTTCTTGGGCACCTG ACTGGTTTGATGGATGATGGAGTAAAGCTTACTCTGCTGGGTTCATGGATGGCCCTTTTTGTGATATTTGCCGGAAGGAAGTTTACTCAGCCAATTAAG GATGATATTGGTGACAAATCTGTTTTCATGTTCAATTCTCTTCCGGAAGATGAGAAGAAGGCATTGCTAGAGAAACTTGAGCAAAACAAATTTGATCAGAATCTTGAGTAG
- the LOC115980999 gene encoding uncharacterized protein LOC115980999: MSVARLSAKDTNSELKRARLDIQLALSFSDEDKIGTIQPHDDALVITLRIGGYDVKRVMVDQGSGVEIMYPDLYKGLNLRPENLTIYDSSLVSFDGKVVILKDQIRLPMQAGSEVVEVDFIVVDAYSPYTTIVARPWLHALRVLCTRR, from the coding sequence ATGTCTGTGGCTCGATTGTCTGCCAAGGATACTAATTCGGAGTTGAAAAGGGCTAGATTGGATATCCAACTGGCACTAAGTTTTTCGGACGAGGACAAGATTGGAACCATTCAGCCacacgacgatgctttggtgatCACACTTAGGATTGGGGGATATGACGTGAAGAGAGTGATGGTGGACCAGGGCAGTGGTGTTGAAATCATGTACCCCGATCTGTACAAGGGGCTAAACTTAAGACCCGAGAACTTAACAATCTACGATTCTTCTTTAGtgagttttgatgggaaggtTGTCATCTTGAAGGATCAGATTAGACTACCTATGCAGGCTGGTTCAGAAGTGGTTGAGGTGGACTTCATCGTGGTGGACGCTTATTCCCCCTACACGACTATTGTggccagaccttggcttcatgccttAAGAGTACTCTGCACCAGAAGGTAA